A window from Rana temporaria chromosome 8, aRanTem1.1, whole genome shotgun sequence encodes these proteins:
- the LOC120909988 gene encoding zinc finger protein 850-like isoform X3, which translates to MTSDVHLRSMDPSNPEEPSDKSHTMTSDVHPSSHSAERSPDPSNPQTSSSSHKKVHTGERSLSCSECGKSFTKNKNLRRHQKIHTAERPFHCSECGKSFITKTLLFKHHNVHTGEFSYSCSECGKSFAYKQHLVTHQKSHIGGFLHACSECGKCFLDKRRLIVHQRIHTGERPFSCSECGKSFFRKDVLVNHQRIHTGERPYLCSECGKSFSRASHLVQHKRVHTGGHLKSCAECGKNFSHKAQLTEHQRTHIGERPYSCSECGKRFSHKKGLIEHQRIHTGERPYLCSECGKSFTQAAQLVRHKRVHTGVHLNSCSECGKCFRDKGQLIVHQRIHTGERPYSCSECGKCFRDKGQLIVHQRSHTGEHPFSCSECGKGFSDKGQLIVHQRSHTGERPFSCSECGKSFFQKQVLVEHQRIHTGERPFSCSECGKSFRDKGRLIVHQRIHTGERPFSCSECGKRFSDKGQLAVHQRDHTGEHPFSCAECGKNFSHKAQFTEHQRTHTGERPYSCSECGKSFSHKKSLVGHQRIHTGEIPFSCSECGKSFTRQGTLLRHQRIHTGERPYSCSECGKSFTRQATLLLHQKLHTGERPYSCTECGKSFTGKGDLNHHNRVHTGERPYSCTECGKSFTRKGNLDQHNRVHTGERPYSCSECGKSFTTKGALFTHQKLHTGERPYSCTECGKSFTGKEHLVKHQRVHTGERPSSSLQ; encoded by the exons atgacatcagatgtccatctaagatcaatggatccttctaatcctgaggaaccttctgataaatcccatactatgacttcAGATGTCCATCCAAGTTCTCACAGTGCTGAGAGATCACCAGATCCATCCAATCCCCAGACATCTTCTTCAAGCCATAAGAAGGTTCACACAGGAGAGCGTTCAttgtcatgttcagagtgcgggaaatctttcactaaaaacaaaaaccttcgtaggcaccagaaaattcacacggCTGAGCGTCCCTTCCATtgttccgagtgcgggaaatctttcattacaaaaacattactttttaaacACCATAACGTTCACACGGGTGAGTTTTCTTATTCctgctcagagtgcgggaaatctttcgctTACAAACAACACCTTGTTACACACCAGAAAAGTCACATTGGTGGGTTTCTTCatgcatgttcagagtgtgggaaatgttttcttGATAAAAGACGACTTATtgtacaccagagaattcacacaggcgagcgtcctttttcatgttcagagtgcgggaaatctttttttCGAAAAGATGTACTTGTTaaccaccagagaattcacacaggtgagcgcccTTATttgtgttcagagtgcgggaaatctttctctCGGGCATCACACCTTGTACAACACAAGCGCGTCCACACAGGTGGGCATCTTAAATCATGTGCAGAGTGCGGGAAAAATTTCTCTCACAAAGCTCAGCTTACGGAACACCAGAGAACTCACataggtgagcgtccttattcatgttcagagtgcgggaaacgtttttCTCACAAAAAAGGCCTCAttgaacaccagagaattcacacaggtgagcgcccTTATttgtgttcagagtgcgggaaatctttcactcaggCAGCACAGCTTGTACGACACAAGCGCGTCCACACAGGTGTGCATCTtaattcatgttcagagtgtgggaaatgttttcgtGATAAAGGACAACTTATtgtacaccagagaattcacacaggtgagcgtccttattcatgttcagagtgtgggaaatgttttcgtGATAAAGGACAACTTATTgtacaccagagaagtcacacgggtgagcatcctttttcatgttcagagtgcgggaaaggttttagTGATAAAGGACAACTTATTgtacaccagagaagtcacacgggtgagcgtcctttttcatgttcagagtgcgggaaatctttttttcaaaaacaagtACTTGttgaacaccagagaattcacacaggagagcgtccattttcatgttcagagtgcgggaaaagttttcgTGATAAAGGAAGACTTATtgtacaccagagaattcacacaggagagcgtccattttcatgttcagagtgcgggaaaaggTTTAGTGACAAAGGACAACTTGCTGTACACCAGAGAGATCACACAGGTGAGCATCCATTTTCATGTGCAGAGTGCGGGAAAAATTTCTCTCACAAAGCTCAGTTTACTGAacaccagagaactcacacaggtgagcgtccttattcatgttcagagtgcgggaaaagtttctcCCACAAAAAAAGCCTTGTtggacaccagagaattcacacaggtgagatcCCTttttcgtgttcagagtgcgggaaatctttcaccagacaaggaacacttttgagacaccagagaattcacacaggtgagcgtccttattcgtgttcagagtgcgggaaatctttcaccagACAAGCAACACTTTTGTTACACCAGAaacttcacacag GAGAGCGCCCTTATTCAtgtacagagtgcgggaaatctttcactgggAAAGGAGACCTTAATCATCACAATAGAGTTCACACAGGAGAGCGCCCTTATTCAtgtacagagtgcgggaaatctttcactaggAAAGGAAACCTTGATCAACACAATAGAGTTCACACAGGAGAGcgcccttattcatgttcagagtgcgggaaatctttcaccacAAAAGGAGCACTTTTTACACACCAGAAACTTCACACAGGAGAGCGCCCTTATTCAtgtacagagtgcgggaaatctttcactggaAAAGAACACCTTGTTAAACACCAGAGAGTTCACACGGGTGAACGTCCTTCTTCATCTTTACAGTGA
- the LOC120909988 gene encoding zinc finger protein 850-like isoform X2: MTSDVHLRSMDPSNPEEPSDKSHTMTSDVHPSSHSAERSPDPSNPQTSSSSHKKVHTGERSLSCSECGKSFTKNKNLRRHQKIHTAERPFHCSECGKSFITKTLLFKHHNVHTGEFSYSCSECGKSFAYKQHLVTHQKSHIGGFLHACSECGKCFLDKRRLIVHQRIHTGERPFSCSECGKSFFRKDVLVNHQRIHTGERPYLCSECGKSFSRASHLVQHKRVHTGGHLKSCAECGKNFSHKAQLTEHQRTHIGERPYSCSECGKRFSHKKGLIEHQRIHTGERPYLCSECGKSFTQAAQLVRHKRVHTGVHLNSCSECGKCFRDKGQLIVHQRIHTGERPYSCSECGKCFRDKGQLIVHQRSHTGEHPFSCSECGKGFSDKGQLIVHQRSHTGERPFSCSECGKSFFQKQVLVEHQRIHTGERPFSCSECGKSFRDKGRLIVHQRIHTGERPFSCSECGKRFSDKGQLAVHQRDHTGEHPFSCAECGKNFSHKAQFTEHQRTHTGERPYSCSECGKSFSHKKSLVGHQRIHTGEIPFSCSECGKSFTRQGTLLRHQRIHTGERPYSCSECGKSFTRQATLLLHQKLHTGERPYSCSECEKSFIYKTSLVFHQKVHTDIGPHSCSECGKSFTTKGALFTHQKLHTGERPYSCTECGKSFTGKGDLNHHNRVHTGERPYSCTECGKSFTRKGNLDQHNRVHTGERPYSCSECGKSFTTKGALFTHQKLHTGERPYSCTECGKSFTGKEHLVKHQRVHTGERPSSSLQ; the protein is encoded by the exons atgacatcagatgtccatctaagatcaatggatccttctaatcctgaggaaccttctgataaatcccatactatgacttcAGATGTCCATCCAAGTTCTCACAGTGCTGAGAGATCACCAGATCCATCCAATCCCCAGACATCTTCTTCAAGCCATAAGAAGGTTCACACAGGAGAGCGTTCAttgtcatgttcagagtgcgggaaatctttcactaaaaacaaaaaccttcgtaggcaccagaaaattcacacggCTGAGCGTCCCTTCCATtgttccgagtgcgggaaatctttcattacaaaaacattactttttaaacACCATAACGTTCACACGGGTGAGTTTTCTTATTCctgctcagagtgcgggaaatctttcgctTACAAACAACACCTTGTTACACACCAGAAAAGTCACATTGGTGGGTTTCTTCatgcatgttcagagtgtgggaaatgttttcttGATAAAAGACGACTTATtgtacaccagagaattcacacaggcgagcgtcctttttcatgttcagagtgcgggaaatctttttttCGAAAAGATGTACTTGTTaaccaccagagaattcacacaggtgagcgcccTTATttgtgttcagagtgcgggaaatctttctctCGGGCATCACACCTTGTACAACACAAGCGCGTCCACACAGGTGGGCATCTTAAATCATGTGCAGAGTGCGGGAAAAATTTCTCTCACAAAGCTCAGCTTACGGAACACCAGAGAACTCACataggtgagcgtccttattcatgttcagagtgcgggaaacgtttttCTCACAAAAAAGGCCTCAttgaacaccagagaattcacacaggtgagcgcccTTATttgtgttcagagtgcgggaaatctttcactcaggCAGCACAGCTTGTACGACACAAGCGCGTCCACACAGGTGTGCATCTtaattcatgttcagagtgtgggaaatgttttcgtGATAAAGGACAACTTATtgtacaccagagaattcacacaggtgagcgtccttattcatgttcagagtgtgggaaatgttttcgtGATAAAGGACAACTTATTgtacaccagagaagtcacacgggtgagcatcctttttcatgttcagagtgcgggaaaggttttagTGATAAAGGACAACTTATTgtacaccagagaagtcacacgggtgagcgtcctttttcatgttcagagtgcgggaaatctttttttcaaaaacaagtACTTGttgaacaccagagaattcacacaggagagcgtccattttcatgttcagagtgcgggaaaagttttcgTGATAAAGGAAGACTTATtgtacaccagagaattcacacaggagagcgtccattttcatgttcagagtgcgggaaaaggTTTAGTGACAAAGGACAACTTGCTGTACACCAGAGAGATCACACAGGTGAGCATCCATTTTCATGTGCAGAGTGCGGGAAAAATTTCTCTCACAAAGCTCAGTTTACTGAacaccagagaactcacacaggtgagcgtccttattcatgttcagagtgcgggaaaagtttctcCCACAAAAAAAGCCTTGTtggacaccagagaattcacacaggtgagatcCCTttttcgtgttcagagtgcgggaaatctttcaccagacaaggaacacttttgagacaccagagaattcacacaggtgagcgtccttattcgtgttcagagtgcgggaaatctttcaccagACAAGCAACACTTTTGTTACACCAGAaacttcacacaggtgagcgtccttattcgtgttcagagtgcgagAAAAGTTTCATTTACAAAACATCCCTAGTTTTCCATCAGAAAGTTCACACGGATATAGGTCCTCATTCatgctcagagtgcgggaaatctttcaccacAAAAGGAGCACTTTTTACACACCAGAaacttcacacag GAGAGCGCCCTTATTCAtgtacagagtgcgggaaatctttcactgggAAAGGAGACCTTAATCATCACAATAGAGTTCACACAGGAGAGCGCCCTTATTCAtgtacagagtgcgggaaatctttcactaggAAAGGAAACCTTGATCAACACAATAGAGTTCACACAGGAGAGcgcccttattcatgttcagagtgcgggaaatctttcaccacAAAAGGAGCACTTTTTACACACCAGAAACTTCACACAGGAGAGCGCCCTTATTCAtgtacagagtgcgggaaatctttcactggaAAAGAACACCTTGTTAAACACCAGAGAGTTCACACGGGTGAACGTCCTTCTTCATCTTTACAGTGA
- the LOC120909988 gene encoding zinc finger protein 850-like isoform X1 has protein sequence MTSDVHLRSMDPSNPEEPSDKSHTMTSDVHPSSHSAERSPDPSNPQTSSSSHKKVHTGERSLSCSECGKSFTKNKNLRRHQKIHTAERPFHCSECGKSFITKTLLFKHHNVHTGEFSYSCSECGKSFAYKQHLVTHQKSHIGGFLHACSECGKCFLDKRRLIVHQRIHTGERPFSCSECGKSFFRKDVLVNHQRIHTGERPYLCSECGKSFSRASHLVQHKRVHTGGHLKSCAECGKNFSHKAQLTEHQRTHIGERPYSCSECGKRFSHKKGLIEHQRIHTGERPYLCSECGKSFTQAAQLVRHKRVHTGVHLNSCSECGKCFRDKGQLIVHQRIHTGERPYSCSECGKCFRDKGQLIVHQRSHTGEHPFSCSECGKGFSDKGQLIVHQRSHTGERPFSCSECGKSFFQKQVLVEHQRIHTGERPFSCSECGKSFRDKGRLIVHQRIHTGERPFSCSECGKRFSDKGQLAVHQRDHTGEHPFSCAECGKNFSHKAQFTEHQRTHTGERPYSCSECGKSFSHKKSLVGHQRIHTGEIPFSCSECGKSFTRQGTLLRHQRIHTGERPYSCSECGKSFTRQATLLLHQKLHTGERPYSCSECEKSFIYKTSLVFHQKVHTDIGPHSCSECGKSFTTKGALFTHQKLHTGERPYSCTECGKSFTGKGHLDRHNRVHTGERPYSCTECGKSFTGKGDLNHHNRVHTGERPYSCTECGKSFTRKGNLDQHNRVHTGERPYSCSECGKSFTTKGALFTHQKLHTGERPYSCTECGKSFTGKEHLVKHQRVHTGERPSSSLQ, from the coding sequence atgacatcagatgtccatctaagatcaatggatccttctaatcctgaggaaccttctgataaatcccatactatgacttcAGATGTCCATCCAAGTTCTCACAGTGCTGAGAGATCACCAGATCCATCCAATCCCCAGACATCTTCTTCAAGCCATAAGAAGGTTCACACAGGAGAGCGTTCAttgtcatgttcagagtgcgggaaatctttcactaaaaacaaaaaccttcgtaggcaccagaaaattcacacggCTGAGCGTCCCTTCCATtgttccgagtgcgggaaatctttcattacaaaaacattactttttaaacACCATAACGTTCACACGGGTGAGTTTTCTTATTCctgctcagagtgcgggaaatctttcgctTACAAACAACACCTTGTTACACACCAGAAAAGTCACATTGGTGGGTTTCTTCatgcatgttcagagtgtgggaaatgttttcttGATAAAAGACGACTTATtgtacaccagagaattcacacaggcgagcgtcctttttcatgttcagagtgcgggaaatctttttttCGAAAAGATGTACTTGTTaaccaccagagaattcacacaggtgagcgcccTTATttgtgttcagagtgcgggaaatctttctctCGGGCATCACACCTTGTACAACACAAGCGCGTCCACACAGGTGGGCATCTTAAATCATGTGCAGAGTGCGGGAAAAATTTCTCTCACAAAGCTCAGCTTACGGAACACCAGAGAACTCACataggtgagcgtccttattcatgttcagagtgcgggaaacgtttttCTCACAAAAAAGGCCTCAttgaacaccagagaattcacacaggtgagcgcccTTATttgtgttcagagtgcgggaaatctttcactcaggCAGCACAGCTTGTACGACACAAGCGCGTCCACACAGGTGTGCATCTtaattcatgttcagagtgtgggaaatgttttcgtGATAAAGGACAACTTATtgtacaccagagaattcacacaggtgagcgtccttattcatgttcagagtgtgggaaatgttttcgtGATAAAGGACAACTTATTgtacaccagagaagtcacacgggtgagcatcctttttcatgttcagagtgcgggaaaggttttagTGATAAAGGACAACTTATTgtacaccagagaagtcacacgggtgagcgtcctttttcatgttcagagtgcgggaaatctttttttcaaaaacaagtACTTGttgaacaccagagaattcacacaggagagcgtccattttcatgttcagagtgcgggaaaagttttcgTGATAAAGGAAGACTTATtgtacaccagagaattcacacaggagagcgtccattttcatgttcagagtgcgggaaaaggTTTAGTGACAAAGGACAACTTGCTGTACACCAGAGAGATCACACAGGTGAGCATCCATTTTCATGTGCAGAGTGCGGGAAAAATTTCTCTCACAAAGCTCAGTTTACTGAacaccagagaactcacacaggtgagcgtccttattcatgttcagagtgcgggaaaagtttctcCCACAAAAAAAGCCTTGTtggacaccagagaattcacacaggtgagatcCCTttttcgtgttcagagtgcgggaaatctttcaccagacaaggaacacttttgagacaccagagaattcacacaggtgagcgtccttattcgtgttcagagtgcgggaaatctttcaccagACAAGCAACACTTTTGTTACACCAGAaacttcacacaggtgagcgtccttattcgtgttcagagtgcgagAAAAGTTTCATTTACAAAACATCCCTAGTTTTCCATCAGAAAGTTCACACGGATATAGGTCCTCATTCatgctcagagtgcgggaaatctttcaccacAAAAGGAGCACTTTTTACACACCAGAaacttcacacaggtgagcgcccTTATTCAtgtacagagtgcgggaaatctttcactgggAAAGGACACCTTGATCGACACAATAGAGTTCACACAGGAGAGCGCCCTTATTCAtgtacagagtgcgggaaatctttcactgggAAAGGAGACCTTAATCATCACAATAGAGTTCACACAGGAGAGCGCCCTTATTCAtgtacagagtgcgggaaatctttcactaggAAAGGAAACCTTGATCAACACAATAGAGTTCACACAGGAGAGcgcccttattcatgttcagagtgcgggaaatctttcaccacAAAAGGAGCACTTTTTACACACCAGAAACTTCACACAGGAGAGCGCCCTTATTCAtgtacagagtgcgggaaatctttcactggaAAAGAACACCTTGTTAAACACCAGAGAGTTCACACGGGTGAACGTCCTTCTTCATCTTTACAGTGA